One Streptomyces lincolnensis genomic region harbors:
- a CDS encoding SMP-30/gluconolactonase/LRE family protein, whose product MRRLRFRPLAVLAALGTLALTGCGTDTRASGAGTAGPGRTVTAHQFMRLTTTHQATGMTLLEGPTFGADGRLNVVDVTAPAGEPKLIRVDVKRKTARTLFTDRRGAYTSAQFSPYDGRIYLSDFASGAIVSLAADGTGPRTFFSGEVDGARMLPDDIAFDRDGHLYVSDSLGMSEGEARGRVVRVDRDGGKATVLADGLAATNGIAFDTDHRGLWISELTENRISYLPVVERPGMSGRHTAVRVDGGIAQTDSIAVDADGNLYQALHGRPAMEVYSRYGEHLATVRIPGRTEGLESATNVAITPGGTKAYMTVSGPAGGYLYTFEALAKGVRQSNGG is encoded by the coding sequence ATGCGACGACTCCGGTTCCGCCCGCTCGCCGTGCTCGCCGCACTCGGCACGCTGGCCCTGACCGGGTGCGGTACCGACACGCGCGCTTCCGGCGCGGGGACCGCCGGGCCGGGCAGAACCGTCACCGCCCACCAGTTCATGCGGCTGACCACGACACACCAGGCGACCGGGATGACCCTCCTGGAGGGCCCCACCTTCGGTGCGGACGGCCGGCTGAACGTCGTCGACGTCACCGCACCGGCCGGAGAGCCCAAGCTGATACGCGTCGACGTCAAGAGGAAGACCGCGCGGACCCTCTTCACCGACCGGCGCGGCGCCTACACCTCCGCCCAGTTCAGCCCGTACGACGGCCGGATCTACCTGTCCGACTTCGCGAGCGGCGCGATCGTCTCCCTGGCCGCCGACGGCACCGGACCGCGCACCTTCTTCTCCGGCGAGGTCGACGGAGCCCGGATGCTGCCCGACGACATCGCCTTCGACCGGGACGGCCACCTGTACGTCAGCGACTCCCTCGGCATGTCCGAGGGCGAGGCGCGCGGGCGGGTGGTGCGCGTCGACCGCGACGGCGGGAAGGCGACCGTGCTGGCCGACGGGCTCGCCGCGACGAACGGCATCGCGTTCGACACCGACCACCGCGGGCTGTGGATCAGCGAACTGACGGAGAACCGGATCTCCTACCTCCCCGTCGTCGAGCGGCCCGGCATGTCCGGTAGGCACACGGCCGTCCGCGTCGACGGCGGCATCGCCCAGACCGACTCGATCGCCGTGGACGCGGACGGCAACCTGTACCAGGCGCTGCACGGCCGGCCCGCGATGGAGGTGTACAGCCGGTACGGCGAGCACCTGGCGACCGTACGGATTCCCGGCCGTACCGAAGGGCTGGAGTCGGCGACCAACGTGGCGATCACACCGGGCGGCACGAAGGCGTACATGACCGTCAGCGGGCCCGCCGGGGGCTATCTGTACACCTTCGAAGCGCTCGCGAAGGGCGTACGGCAGTCCAACGGCGGCTGA
- a CDS encoding M4 family metallopeptidase: MSRIRPHVRGSRPATAGVALTSVTLLAAALSPAADAADRPARATVLDNAASVLVEQAARLGLTSAQGTRVRDVVVDEDGAQHVRYDRTYRQLPVLGGDFVVHLASDGSYRGADRATRDAISLAGVTPALSAPKAADLAVNALKAVHLGETLKRLTAKPQLVVDALHGAPKLAWRTDAVAQDSLGNPVARTVLTDAGTGGQIDAWDSVETATGDGRSLYSGTVPLETTLSGSTYQLKDATRGNTYTGDAANKTDLCLLTVCLNRAPSTVFTDADNHWGTGAASDRAGAAVDAQYGTDVTWDYYQDVHGRNGIAGDGQGSYSRVHYGTNYNNAFWDDTCFCMTYGDGDGTQLGPLVSLDVAGHEMTHGVTSKTAALTYSGESGGLNEATSDVFGTLVEFHAANASDPGDYLIGEKIVRSGFARDALRYMDKPSKDGSSADYWSSSLGDLDVHHSSGVANHFAYLLAEGSGPKTIDGVSYDSPTHDGSTVEGIGRDKLGAIWYRALTVYMTSSTNYAGARTATLSAAKDLYGAGSAEHGAVGAAWSAVNVK; the protein is encoded by the coding sequence ATGAGCCGGATACGGCCGCATGTCCGAGGTTCCCGTCCCGCCACCGCCGGTGTGGCCCTGACCAGCGTTACCCTGCTGGCCGCCGCGCTCTCCCCCGCCGCCGACGCGGCCGACCGGCCGGCCCGGGCCACCGTGCTCGACAACGCCGCCTCGGTGCTCGTGGAGCAGGCCGCGCGGCTCGGTCTCACCTCCGCGCAGGGGACGAGGGTCCGGGACGTCGTCGTCGACGAGGACGGCGCCCAGCACGTCCGCTACGACCGCACCTACCGCCAACTGCCCGTGCTCGGCGGCGACTTCGTGGTCCATCTGGCCTCCGACGGCTCGTACCGCGGCGCCGACCGCGCGACGAGGGACGCGATATCCCTGGCCGGCGTCACTCCCGCGCTGTCGGCACCGAAGGCCGCCGACCTCGCGGTGAACGCCCTCAAGGCCGTGCACCTCGGCGAGACCCTGAAGCGGCTGACGGCCAAGCCCCAGCTGGTCGTCGACGCCCTGCACGGCGCCCCGAAGCTGGCCTGGCGGACCGACGCCGTCGCCCAGGACTCCCTCGGCAACCCGGTCGCGCGCACGGTGCTGACCGACGCCGGCACCGGCGGCCAGATCGACGCCTGGGACTCCGTCGAGACGGCGACGGGCGACGGCAGGTCCCTGTACAGCGGCACGGTTCCGCTGGAGACGACCCTGTCGGGATCGACGTACCAGTTGAAGGACGCGACGCGCGGGAACACGTACACCGGCGACGCGGCGAACAAGACCGACCTGTGCCTGCTGACCGTGTGCCTGAACCGGGCGCCCTCGACGGTCTTCACCGACGCGGACAACCACTGGGGCACGGGGGCCGCTTCGGACCGCGCCGGCGCCGCCGTCGACGCGCAGTACGGCACCGACGTCACCTGGGACTACTACCAGGACGTCCACGGCCGCAACGGCATCGCGGGCGACGGCCAGGGCTCCTACAGCCGCGTCCACTACGGCACGAACTACAACAACGCCTTCTGGGACGACACCTGCTTCTGCATGACGTACGGCGACGGTGACGGCACCCAGCTCGGGCCGCTGGTGTCGCTGGACGTGGCGGGCCACGAGATGACGCACGGCGTGACCTCGAAGACGGCCGCGCTGACCTACTCGGGCGAGTCCGGCGGTCTGAACGAGGCCACCTCCGACGTCTTCGGCACCCTGGTGGAGTTCCACGCCGCCAACGCCTCCGACCCCGGCGACTACCTGATCGGCGAGAAGATCGTCCGCTCCGGCTTCGCGCGGGACGCCCTGCGGTACATGGACAAGCCCTCCAAGGACGGCAGTTCGGCCGACTACTGGAGCAGTTCGCTGGGCGACCTCGACGTCCACCACTCCTCGGGCGTCGCGAACCACTTCGCCTACCTGCTGGCCGAGGGCAGCGGGCCGAAGACCATCGACGGGGTGAGCTACGACTCCCCCACCCACGACGGCTCCACGGTCGAGGGCATCGGCCGGGACAAGCTCGGCGCCATCTGGTACCGGGCCCTCACGGTCTACATGACCTCGTCGACGAACTACGCCGGAGCGCGTACGGCGACACTGAGCGCGGCGAAGGACCTGTACGGGGCGGGCAGCGCCGAGCACGGGGCGGTGGGCGCGGCCTGGAGCGCCGTCAACGTGAAGTGA
- a CDS encoding molybdopterin oxidoreductase family protein: MPNSATPTHCPYCALQCGMNLTPVEGGTVEVSERADFPVNRGALCGKGRTAPAVLSSRVRLTSPLVRSGGTLVPASWDEALDRIASELSRTRAEHGPDACGVFGGGGLTNEKAYTLGKFARVVLGTSQIDYNGRFCMSSAAAGGIKAFGLDRGLPFPLEDIPRTGCVILVGSNLAETMPPSLRFFTELRENGGTLIVIDPRRTKTAEQADLHLAPRPGTDLALALGLLHLVVAEGRVDEEYVRERTAGWEEARAAAMAHWPEYVERITGVSVPELRQTVRMFCEPESAMVLTARGPEQQSKGTDTVGAWINLCLATGRAGRPLSGYGCLTGQGNGQGGREHGQKADQLPGYRKLDDPAARRHVAEVWGVDPDSLPGPGRSAYELLDALGSDIKSLLLMGSNPVVSAPHAAHIEERIKSLGFLAVCDVVLSETAALADVVLPVTQWAEETGTTTNLEGRVLLRQRAITPPEGVRSDLEVMRELADRLGVEKGFPTDPEEVFEELRRASAGGAADYSGITYRRLAEENGVFWPCPAPDAQGTGSPEAHPGTPRLFLDRFATPDGRARFVPVSHRAAAEEPDAEYPVLLTTGRVVAQYQSGAQTRRVDELNAAAPGPFVELHPRLAERLGAAEGDPVAVVSRRGRAVAPARITTAIRPDTVFMPFHWYGEGRANTLTNPALDPTSRMPEFKTCAVRLETVGS; encoded by the coding sequence ATGCCGAACTCCGCGACGCCCACGCACTGCCCGTACTGCGCCTTGCAGTGCGGGATGAATCTGACGCCCGTCGAAGGCGGGACCGTCGAGGTGAGCGAGCGCGCGGACTTCCCGGTGAACCGGGGCGCGCTGTGCGGCAAGGGCCGTACGGCGCCGGCGGTGCTCTCGTCCCGGGTGCGCCTCACCTCCCCGTTGGTGCGCTCCGGGGGCACGCTCGTGCCCGCCTCCTGGGACGAGGCACTCGACCGGATCGCCTCGGAACTGTCCCGCACGCGCGCGGAGCACGGCCCGGACGCGTGCGGGGTCTTCGGCGGGGGCGGCCTGACGAACGAGAAGGCGTACACACTCGGCAAGTTCGCCCGGGTCGTGCTCGGCACCTCGCAGATCGACTACAACGGACGGTTCTGCATGTCGTCCGCGGCGGCCGGGGGCATCAAGGCCTTCGGCCTGGACCGGGGGCTGCCCTTCCCGCTGGAGGACATCCCGCGGACGGGATGCGTGATCCTGGTCGGCTCCAACCTCGCGGAGACCATGCCGCCGTCGCTGCGGTTCTTCACCGAACTGCGCGAGAACGGCGGCACCCTGATCGTCATCGACCCACGCCGCACCAAGACGGCCGAACAGGCCGACCTGCACCTGGCGCCCCGCCCGGGCACCGACCTCGCGCTCGCGCTCGGCCTGCTGCACCTGGTCGTCGCCGAGGGCCGCGTGGACGAGGAGTACGTCCGTGAGCGCACGGCCGGGTGGGAGGAGGCCCGGGCGGCGGCGATGGCCCACTGGCCGGAGTACGTCGAGCGGATCACGGGCGTGTCCGTGCCCGAACTCCGTCAGACGGTACGGATGTTCTGCGAGCCGGAGTCCGCGATGGTGCTGACCGCGCGCGGGCCCGAGCAGCAGTCCAAGGGCACCGACACCGTGGGCGCCTGGATCAACCTGTGCCTGGCGACCGGCCGCGCGGGGCGTCCGCTGTCCGGGTACGGCTGCCTGACCGGGCAGGGCAACGGACAGGGCGGGCGCGAACACGGCCAGAAGGCCGACCAGTTGCCCGGCTACCGCAAGCTGGACGACCCGGCGGCCCGGCGGCACGTGGCCGAGGTGTGGGGCGTGGACCCGGACAGCCTGCCCGGCCCGGGACGCAGTGCCTACGAACTCCTGGACGCCCTCGGTTCGGACATCAAGTCCCTGCTGCTGATGGGATCCAACCCGGTGGTGTCGGCGCCGCACGCCGCGCACATCGAGGAGCGGATCAAGTCCCTCGGCTTCCTTGCCGTGTGTGACGTCGTGCTGTCGGAGACGGCGGCGCTCGCGGACGTCGTACTGCCGGTGACGCAGTGGGCGGAGGAGACCGGCACGACGACCAACCTGGAGGGCCGCGTGCTGCTGCGGCAGCGGGCGATCACCCCTCCGGAGGGTGTGCGCAGCGACCTGGAGGTCATGCGCGAGCTGGCCGACCGGCTCGGTGTGGAGAAGGGCTTCCCGACCGACCCCGAGGAGGTCTTCGAGGAGCTGCGGCGCGCGAGTGCGGGCGGGGCGGCGGACTACTCCGGGATCACCTACCGGCGGCTGGCCGAGGAGAACGGGGTGTTCTGGCCCTGCCCGGCACCGGATGCCCAGGGGACCGGGAGCCCCGAGGCGCACCCCGGCACCCCGCGGCTCTTCCTCGACCGGTTCGCCACCCCGGACGGCCGGGCCCGGTTCGTGCCCGTCTCGCACCGGGCGGCCGCCGAGGAGCCCGACGCCGAGTACCCGGTGCTGCTGACGACCGGGCGGGTGGTGGCGCAGTACCAGTCCGGCGCCCAGACCCGCCGCGTGGACGAGCTCAACGCCGCCGCGCCCGGCCCCTTCGTCGAACTGCACCCGCGTCTCGCGGAGCGGCTGGGCGCGGCCGAGGGCGACCCGGTGGCCGTGGTCTCCCGGCGCGGCCGGGCCGTGGCCCCGGCCCGCATCACCACCGCGATCCGCCCGGACACCGTCTTCATGCCCTTCCACTGGTACGGCGAGGGCCGCGCCAACACCCTCACCAACCCGGCCCTCGACCCGACGTCCCGCATGCCGGAGTTCAAGACGTGCGCGGTACGGCTGGAGACGGTGGGGTCGTAG
- a CDS encoding VOC family protein, with protein sequence MEQRITLITLGVSDLARSKAFYEALGWRGQEVQETVFFQAGGLGLVLWSHEKLARDCGLEPGRASGFGGIALAHNVRSDAEVDALLAMVEKAGGTVTKPAAVNAVGFYSSAFTDPDGHAWEVAHNPAFPLAEDGTVTLPDFGAAG encoded by the coding sequence ATGGAACAGCGCATCACCTTGATCACGCTGGGAGTTTCCGATCTCGCCCGCTCCAAGGCCTTCTACGAGGCCCTCGGCTGGCGGGGGCAGGAGGTCCAGGAGACCGTCTTCTTCCAGGCGGGCGGCCTGGGGCTGGTTCTGTGGAGTCACGAGAAGCTGGCCCGGGACTGCGGTCTGGAACCCGGGCGGGCGAGCGGCTTCGGGGGGATCGCCCTCGCGCACAACGTCCGCTCGGACGCGGAGGTGGACGCCCTGCTCGCGATGGTGGAGAAGGCGGGCGGGACCGTCACGAAGCCCGCGGCGGTCAACGCCGTCGGTTTCTACTCCAGTGCCTTCACCGACCCGGACGGCCACGCCTGGGAGGTCGCCCACAACCCGGCCTTCCCGCTGGCCGAGGACGGCACGGTCACCCTGCCGGACTTCGGCGCGGCAGGGTGA
- a CDS encoding TetR/AcrR family transcriptional regulator, whose protein sequence is MAEHPTSQARRPANRGPKAAAGNRAALVAAAREIYAVHGLDAPLSMIARRAGVGQGVLYRHFPDRDAVAAAILEENVREIEQAAAVEGATLAGVLGVLTWHQVRSAAFIGLLHAEGARGRAPGAARELADRVGRTLRGCLPAGGRAGAPDARDDLMLAVAMVSGAVSGGATHEERERRALAAWRLLGITVGPVRPFEG, encoded by the coding sequence ATGGCAGAACATCCCACGTCGCAGGCGCGGCGGCCCGCGAACCGTGGGCCGAAGGCCGCCGCCGGGAACCGGGCGGCTCTGGTCGCGGCCGCCCGGGAGATCTACGCCGTGCACGGTCTGGACGCTCCGCTGTCCATGATCGCGCGCCGGGCCGGGGTGGGGCAGGGCGTGCTGTACCGGCATTTCCCCGACCGGGACGCCGTGGCGGCCGCGATCCTGGAGGAGAACGTCCGTGAGATCGAGCAGGCCGCGGCCGTCGAGGGGGCGACCCTCGCCGGGGTGCTGGGAGTGCTGACCTGGCATCAGGTGCGGTCGGCGGCGTTCATCGGCCTGCTGCATGCCGAGGGGGCGCGGGGCCGCGCCCCCGGGGCCGCCCGGGAGCTGGCCGATCGGGTCGGGCGCACCCTGCGGGGGTGTCTGCCCGCCGGCGGCCGGGCGGGGGCCCCGGACGCGCGGGACGATCTCATGCTCGCGGTCGCCATGGTCTCCGGAGCCGTCAGCGGCGGCGCCACGCACGAGGAACGGGAGCGGCGGGCGCTGGCGGCCTGGCGGCTGCTCGGCATCACGGTGGGACCGGTGCGGCCCTTCGAGGGCTGA
- a CDS encoding AMP-binding protein codes for MPLRDLSPHDQRLFRQYGHGPAVRLPDPLVHHAVERHAIEAPYTVAAEHLGATITYGELNRYADALAVRLAREGVRPGDHVGLFVHRSIPMLVGLLGILKSGAAYVPQDIGLAPRARLAHVVRAAGTRVVLTVEQHAHRVPLPAGHRLIALDGPLPPAPRRGTPRPGVSPDDGCHILFGSGSGTAGRPYGTKVTHRNIAGLLLTGPGGLGVRTGDRVAQLLGLASATAAWEILGCLAHGGTLVIRGEDTAATARTADVIVATPAVLSGLDPAACPRLRRVAVVADTKEPCPRPLADRWARRADLLHCWGPAGTPVAATPYRHDPAAPLLTLGRPTPNNTVYVLGPGRRPLPIGETGELWTGGDCVPADHLTHDDFGHLGDPDPERCAPDPFLGGGRRMARTRALGRWTPDGELEHLGHIGTPALSAHARQGALHLTGS; via the coding sequence ATGCCCCTGCGCGACCTGAGCCCCCACGACCAGCGCCTCTTCCGCCAGTACGGCCACGGCCCCGCCGTCCGCCTCCCCGACCCCCTCGTCCACCACGCCGTGGAACGGCACGCCATCGAGGCCCCCTACACCGTCGCCGCCGAACACCTGGGCGCGACCATCACCTACGGCGAGCTCAACCGGTACGCCGACGCCCTCGCCGTCCGCCTGGCCAGGGAGGGCGTCCGTCCCGGCGACCACGTCGGCCTCTTCGTGCACCGTTCGATCCCGATGCTCGTCGGGCTGCTCGGCATCCTGAAGTCCGGTGCCGCGTACGTCCCGCAGGACATCGGCCTGGCCCCCAGGGCCCGGCTCGCCCACGTGGTCCGCGCGGCCGGCACCCGGGTCGTCCTCACCGTCGAGCAACACGCCCACCGGGTGCCGCTGCCCGCGGGGCACCGCCTGATCGCCCTCGACGGCCCCCTGCCTCCCGCCCCGCGTCGCGGCACCCCGCGCCCGGGGGTGAGCCCGGACGACGGCTGCCACATCCTCTTCGGCTCCGGCTCCGGCACCGCCGGCCGCCCGTACGGCACCAAGGTCACCCACCGCAACATCGCCGGCCTGCTGCTCACCGGCCCCGGCGGCCTCGGCGTCCGCACCGGCGACCGCGTCGCCCAGCTCCTCGGCCTCGCCTCCGCCACGGCCGCCTGGGAGATCCTCGGCTGCCTCGCCCACGGCGGCACCCTCGTCATCCGCGGCGAGGACACCGCGGCGACGGCCCGCACGGCCGACGTGATCGTCGCCACCCCGGCCGTCCTGTCCGGCCTCGACCCCGCGGCCTGTCCCCGCCTGCGCAGGGTCGCCGTCGTCGCGGACACCAAGGAGCCCTGCCCGCGCCCGCTCGCCGACCGCTGGGCCCGACGCGCCGACCTCCTCCACTGCTGGGGCCCGGCCGGGACACCGGTCGCCGCCACCCCGTACCGCCACGACCCGGCCGCACCCCTGCTCACCCTGGGCCGCCCGACCCCCAACAACACGGTGTACGTCCTCGGCCCCGGCCGCCGTCCCCTCCCCATCGGCGAGACCGGCGAACTGTGGACCGGCGGCGACTGCGTCCCGGCGGACCACCTCACCCACGACGACTTCGGCCACCTGGGCGACCCCGACCCCGAGCGCTGCGCTCCCGACCCCTTCCTCGGCGGCGGCCGCCGGATGGCCCGCACCCGAGCCCTGGGCCGCTGGACCCCCGACGGCGAACTCGAACACCTCGGCCACATCGGCACACCCGCACTGTCGGCCCACGCCCGGCAGGGTGCCCTCCACCTCACGGGGAGCTAG
- a CDS encoding gamma-glutamylcyclotransferase family protein, which produces MTALPLPFFVYGTLRPGEANHDLFLRGRTRSEHPARLSGARLYDGPGYPYAVEERGGVVHGELVTALPEAYPELLAALDRLEEYAPGDARNLYERVRREVTLDADGSGVRAWVYVAAPTVAARLRAHGRPIESGDWFARR; this is translated from the coding sequence GTGACGGCTCTCCCGCTCCCCTTCTTCGTCTACGGCACCCTGCGCCCCGGCGAGGCCAACCACGACCTCTTCCTGCGCGGCCGCACCCGCTCCGAGCACCCCGCCCGCCTGTCCGGCGCGAGGCTCTACGACGGTCCCGGCTATCCCTACGCCGTGGAGGAACGCGGGGGAGTGGTGCACGGCGAACTCGTCACCGCGCTCCCGGAGGCGTACCCGGAGCTCCTGGCCGCGCTGGACCGCCTGGAGGAGTACGCCCCGGGCGACGCCCGCAACCTCTACGAACGGGTGCGGCGTGAGGTGACCCTCGACGCGGACGGGTCGGGCGTCCGCGCCTGGGTCTACGTCGCCGCCCCCACCGTGGCCGCCCGCCTGCGTGCCCACGGCAGGCCGATCGAGAGCGGCGACTGGTTCGCGCGCCGCTGA
- a CDS encoding SanA/YdcF family protein, giving the protein MRLPKPPRPRLPRTRAGRRRLVQAVMAGCVLALLPATWMYVVTGDRLRTAQDVPRTEVAVVFGAGLWAGEPSPYLAHRLDAAAKLYREGRIEVVLVTGDNSRRDYDEPDAMRTYLTRHGVPDRRIVSDYAGFDTWDSCVRAKKIFGVDRAVLISQGFHIRRAVALCQEAGVSSYGVGVDARHDATWYYGGAREILAAGKAALDALFEPDPRFLGPKEPGVTRALASSP; this is encoded by the coding sequence ATGCGACTGCCGAAGCCGCCCAGACCCCGTCTGCCCCGCACGCGCGCGGGGCGACGACGGCTGGTGCAGGCCGTGATGGCGGGGTGCGTGCTCGCCCTGCTGCCGGCGACCTGGATGTACGTCGTGACCGGTGACCGGCTGCGGACGGCCCAGGACGTGCCGCGCACCGAGGTCGCGGTGGTCTTCGGTGCCGGGCTGTGGGCCGGTGAGCCGTCGCCGTATCTCGCCCACCGGCTGGACGCGGCCGCGAAGCTGTACCGGGAGGGGCGGATCGAGGTCGTGCTCGTCACCGGGGACAACAGCCGCAGGGACTACGACGAGCCGGACGCCATGCGGACCTATCTGACCCGGCACGGTGTGCCGGACCGGCGGATCGTCAGCGACTACGCGGGCTTCGACACCTGGGACTCCTGCGTCCGCGCGAAGAAGATCTTCGGCGTCGACAGGGCCGTCCTGATCAGCCAGGGGTTCCACATCCGGCGTGCGGTCGCGCTCTGCCAGGAGGCGGGGGTGTCGTCGTACGGCGTCGGCGTCGACGCCCGGCACGACGCCACCTGGTACTACGGCGGGGCCCGGGAGATCCTCGCGGCGGGGAAGGCCGCGCTGGACGCCCTGTTCGAGCCGGACCCCCGGTTCCTCGGCCCGAAGGAGCCGGGGGTGACCCGGGCGCTCGCTAGCTCCCCGTGA
- a CDS encoding flavin-containing monooxygenase, whose protein sequence is MTHPHPPTPDELAALRLRYHRERERRVRPDGARQYLDADAEFGFYAADPYAGEPAGRAPLRDTVDVAVIGAGFGGILAGARLRQQGVERIRIIDKGGDFGGTWYWNRYPGIHCDVESHVYLPMLDETGYVPEWKYAPGEEIRRHAVRVAEKFGLYADTLFSTAVTELTWEESEHAWTVTTDRGDAFRARYVITATGTLTEPKLPGIPGIRDFRGHTFHTSRWDYGYTGGSPEGGMTGLADKRVGVVGTGATGVQVIPMLAEDAAHVYVFQRTPSTVDVRANRRTTAGDVGADRAGWARERRENFLRIVSGEEAGEDLVADGWTSSAGLLEKLLPSFRRQGDREVFEAAYEVADAAKMNEVRARVERTVTDPGTAERLKPWYRYACKRPAFSDLYYPAFNRSNVTLVDTADTHGIERVTEHGVVAGGTLHELDCLIFATGFSVGVSGVQSGKLPVYGREGHQLLDTWARHGIRTLHGFTSNGFPNLIRMGTLHNASSVNFTHVLDEQAVHAAALVAAAESEGALLEPSREAEDAWTAVMAEGAPDHEWFHAECTPGYYNREGAGRPNGPTSYPHGAVAFHELLRRWRRESMAEALLRAGEPGVQRNGGR, encoded by the coding sequence ATGACGCACCCTCACCCGCCGACCCCCGACGAACTGGCCGCGCTCCGGCTCCGCTACCACCGCGAGCGCGAGCGGCGGGTGCGGCCGGACGGAGCCCGCCAATACCTCGACGCCGACGCCGAGTTCGGCTTCTACGCGGCCGACCCCTACGCCGGCGAACCGGCCGGGCGCGCACCGCTGCGCGACACCGTCGACGTCGCCGTCATCGGCGCCGGGTTCGGCGGCATCCTCGCCGGGGCGCGGCTGCGTCAGCAGGGGGTCGAGCGGATCCGGATCATCGACAAGGGCGGGGACTTCGGCGGTACGTGGTACTGGAACCGCTACCCGGGCATCCACTGCGACGTCGAGTCCCACGTGTATCTGCCGATGCTCGACGAGACCGGGTACGTGCCGGAGTGGAAGTACGCACCGGGCGAGGAGATCCGCCGCCACGCGGTGCGCGTCGCCGAGAAGTTCGGCCTCTACGCGGACACCCTGTTCTCCACCGCGGTCACGGAACTGACCTGGGAGGAGAGCGAACACGCCTGGACCGTGACCACCGACCGGGGCGACGCCTTCCGGGCGAGGTACGTCATCACCGCCACCGGCACCCTGACCGAGCCGAAACTGCCGGGGATACCGGGCATCCGGGACTTCCGGGGGCACACCTTCCACACCTCCCGGTGGGACTACGGCTACACCGGCGGCAGCCCCGAGGGCGGCATGACCGGGCTCGCGGACAAGCGCGTGGGGGTCGTCGGCACCGGCGCCACGGGTGTGCAGGTCATCCCGATGCTGGCCGAGGACGCGGCCCACGTGTACGTCTTCCAGCGCACCCCCTCCACGGTCGACGTGCGGGCCAACCGCCGTACCACCGCGGGGGACGTCGGCGCGGACCGCGCGGGCTGGGCCCGCGAGCGCCGCGAGAACTTCCTGCGCATCGTCTCCGGGGAGGAGGCCGGGGAGGATCTCGTGGCGGACGGCTGGACGTCGTCGGCGGGCCTGCTGGAGAAGCTGCTGCCGAGTTTCCGCCGGCAGGGCGACCGCGAGGTCTTCGAGGCCGCCTACGAGGTCGCCGACGCCGCCAAGATGAACGAGGTGCGGGCCCGCGTCGAGCGGACGGTCACGGATCCGGGGACGGCGGAGCGGCTCAAGCCCTGGTACCGGTACGCCTGCAAGCGCCCCGCCTTCTCCGACCTGTACTACCCGGCGTTCAACCGCTCCAACGTCACCCTGGTCGACACCGCGGACACCCACGGCATCGAACGCGTCACCGAGCACGGCGTCGTGGCCGGCGGCACCCTCCACGAACTCGACTGCCTGATCTTCGCCACCGGTTTCTCCGTCGGCGTCTCCGGCGTCCAGTCCGGCAAGCTCCCGGTGTACGGCAGGGAGGGACACCAACTGCTCGACACATGGGCGCGGCACGGCATCCGCACCCTGCACGGCTTCACCAGCAACGGCTTCCCGAACCTGATCCGGATGGGCACCCTGCACAACGCCAGCAGCGTCAACTTCACCCACGTCCTGGACGAACAGGCCGTGCACGCCGCCGCCCTCGTCGCGGCCGCCGAGTCCGAGGGCGCCCTCCTCGAACCCTCCCGCGAGGCCGAGGACGCCTGGACCGCCGTCATGGCCGAGGGCGCGCCCGACCACGAGTGGTTCCACGCCGAGTGCACCCCCGGCTACTACAACCGTGAAGGAGCCGGCCGCCCCAACGGCCCGACCTCCTACCCGCACGGCGCGGTCGCCTTCCACGAACTCCTGCGCCGCTGGCGGCGGGAGTCCATGGCCGAGGCGCTGCTGCGGGCCGGGGAGCCCGGCGTACAGCGAAACGGGGGCCGGTAG